In Bactrocera oleae isolate idBacOlea1 chromosome 3, idBacOlea1, whole genome shotgun sequence, a genomic segment contains:
- the LOC106625310 gene encoding phenoloxidase 2, whose product MADKNNLLLLFDRPTEPIFMEKGKGAVFDVPDKFLTERYRPISNEVQSRFGEKAEQRIPVRDISIPDLRLPMSLARDAQFSLFIPAHRRIAGRLIDIFMGVRSIDDLQSVAVFARDRVNPYLFNYALSVALLHRPDTKGLDLPSFAQNFPDKFVDSRVFRQVREEATVVPDGSRMPIIIPRDYTASDLEPEHRLWYFREDLGINLHHWHWHLVYPNEAGDRAIVNKDRRGELFYYMHQQVVARYNLERFSNNLARVVRFNNLREPIAEGYFPKMDSLVSSRPWPPRFENTKLSDLKRELDQINLDVSDMERWSDRIFEAISQGFAIDESSNRVPLDNEGGIDILGNIIESSSISPNRSLYGDFHNMGHVFISYAHDPDHRHLESFGVIGDSATAMRDPAFYRWHAYIDDIFQEHKIRLPPYTLPELNYDGVTVTGIQVSPEGGQPNVLQTFWQQSDVDLSRGMDFVPRGNVFARFTHLQHTPFTYTINVNNDSGAQRFGTVRIFLGPKTDERRQGMLFKDQRLLMTELDKFIVALNPGQNTIRRRSTESSVTIPFDRTFRNVDVNRPAAGSAEELEFNFCGCGWPNHMLIPKGLPEGLQCELFVMVSNYDQDRVEQQLVGSCSDAASYCGVRDRLYPDRRPMGYPFDRLSRTGADRLVNFLTPNMSIVDVVVRHDNRVVPRA is encoded by the exons ATGGCTGACAAGAACAATCTATTGCTGCTCTTCGATCGTCCCACCGAACCCATTTTTATGGAGAAGGGAAAAGGGGCGGTGTTCGATGTGCCCGATAAGTTCCTTACGGAACGCTACCGTCCCATCAGTAATGAGGTGCAGAGTCGTTTTGGTGAAAAGGCCGAGCAACGCATTCCGGTTAGAGATATTTCTATACCGGATCTACGCTTACCCATGTCACTGGCACGTGATGCGcaattttctctctttattccGGCTCATCGTCGCATTGCGGGTCGTTTGATTGATATTTTCATGGGTGTGCGTTCCATAGACGATCTGCAGAGTGTAGCTGTGTTTGCACGTGATCGTGTGAATCCATACTTGTTCAATTATGCACTATCTGTGGCGCTACTACATCGTCCAGACACCAAGGGACTGGATTTACCGTCTTTCGCGCAGAACTTCCCCGACAAGTTTGTCGATTCTCGTGTATTCCGTCAAGTGCGCGAAGAAGCCACTGTGGTGCCTGACGGTTCGCGTATGCCAATCATCATACCACGCGATTACACCGCCTCTGATTTGGAACCTGAGCATCGGCTGTGGTACTTCCGCGAGGATCTCGGCATCAATCTTCATCATTGGCATTGGCATTTGGTATATCCAAATGAAGCTGGTGATCGTGCTATTGTGAATAAGGATCGTCGTGGTGAACTCTTCTACTACATGCATCAACAAGTTGTTGCCCGTTATAATTTAGAACGATTCAGTAATAATCTGGCACGCGTTGTACGCTTTAACAATTTGCGTGAACCCATAGCTGAAGGCTATTTCCCTAAAATGGATTCGTTAGTATCGAGCCGCCCATGGCCGCCACGTTTTGAGAATACGAAATTATCTGATCTCAAACGTGAGTTGGATCAAATTAATTTAGATGTGAGTGATATGGAGCGCTGGAGTGATCGCATTTTCGAAGCTATATCACAAGGATTTGCCATCGAT GAAAGTAGCAATCGTGTGCCATTAGATAATGAAGGTGGTATCGACATTTTAGGTAACATCATAGAATCATCGAGTATTTCACCAAATCGTAGCTTGTATGGTGACTTCCATAACATGGGTCATGTGTTCATTTCCTACGCACACGATCCCGATCATCGTCATTTGGAGTCCTTTGGCGTTATCGGTGATTCAGCCACTGCTATGCGCGATCCGGCTTTTTACAGATGGCATGCATATATCGATGATATTTTCCAGGAACATAAGATCCGTTTACCCCCATATACACTGCCAGAACTCAACTATGATGGTGTTACTGTAACTGGTATACAAGTAAGTCCTGAAGGTGGACAACCGAATGTGCTGCAAACCTTCTGGCAGCAATCAGATGTTGATCTCTCACGCGGCATGGACTTTGTGCCACGCGGCAATGTATTCGCACGTTTTACTCATCTCCAACATACGCCTTTCACCTACACCATTAATGTCAACAATGATAGCGGTGCCCAACGTTTCGGTACAGTGCGCATCTTTCTGGGCCCCAAAACAGATGAGCGTAGACAAGGAATGCTGTTCAAGGATCAACGTTTACTTATGACTGAATTGGACAAATTCATTGTGGCAT TAAACCCTGGCCAAAACACTATTCGCCGCCGCTCCACCGAGTCCAGTGTCACCATACCCTTCGATCGTACCTTCCGTAATGTGGATGTAAATCGCCCAGCCGCCGGTAGTGCTGAAGAACTCGAGTTCAACTTCTGCGGCTGCGGTTGGCCAAATCACATGCTTATTCCAAAAGGTTTGCCTGAAGGTTTGCAGTGTGAGCTGTTTGTTATGGTATCCAACTACGACCAGGATAGG GTCGAGCAACAATTGGTGGGCTCTTGCAGTGATGCCGCTTCATATTGTGGCGTGCGCGATCGTTTATATCCGGATCGTCGCCCCATGGGCTATCCATTCGATCGTCTCTCTCGTACTGGTGCTGACCGTCTAGTCAATTTCCTGACTCCCAACATGAGCATCGTAGATGTGGTAGTACGTCACGATAACCGCGTTGTGCCACGTGCTTAG